One Macrobrachium rosenbergii isolate ZJJX-2024 chromosome 10, ASM4041242v1, whole genome shotgun sequence DNA window includes the following coding sequences:
- the Hou gene encoding glucose-induced degradation protein 8 homolog: MRTNVENDGDQAGSNEGVKTMDTSEWLEEIGKMHIHRADMNKLIMNYLVMEGFKEAAEKFSIEANIKPPMDLDQLDERIRIRSAIQAGHFQEAMRMVTALHPEILDDNSQLYFHLQQQVLIELIREGRVEEAVVYAQDHLAERGQRDPTILNELERTLALLAFDQPDTSPFGDLLHPSHRQKVASELNAAILRAQNQEETTPLLAELLKLLLWAQDELNKKKVQYPVMTDLIKGQFDEPK; the protein is encoded by the exons ATGAGAACAAACGTGGAGAACGACGGGGACCAGGCCGGCTCCAACGAGGGCGTCAAAACGATGGACACTTCCGAGTGGTTGGAGGAGATCGGGAAGATGCATATTCATAGAGCGGATATGAATAAGCTTATCATGAATTATCTTGTCATGG AGGGATTTAAAGAAGCTGCTGAGAAGTTTTCCATTGAAGCAAATATAAAGCCTCCCATGGACCTGGATCAGCTGGATGAACGCATCCGTATTCGCTCTGCCATTCAAGCCGGCCACTTTCAAGAGGCAATGAGGATGGTAACTGCTCTGCATCCAGAAATTCTTGATGATAACTCTCAGCTTTATTTCCATTTGCAG CAACAAGTTTTAATTGAGCTGATCCGAGAAGGTCGCGTTGAAGAAGCTGTTGTGTATGCCCAGGACCACTTGGCTGAAAGAGGACAAAGGGATCCAACAATACTGAATGAATTAGAGCGAACCTTAGCTCTTTTGGCATTTGATCAGCCTGACACTTCTCCCTTTGGTGATTTGTTACATCCCTCTCACAGACAGAAG gtTGCTAGCGAGTTGAATGCAGCAATTTTACGAGCTCAAAATCAGGAAGAAACAACTCCCCTTTTAGCAGAATTGCTTAAACTTTTGCTCTGGGCACAGGATGAACTTAATAAGAAGAAAGTACAATACCCAGTCATGACAGATCTAATTAAAGGCCAATTCGATGAACCTAAATGA